In Sphingobacteriaceae bacterium, a single genomic region encodes these proteins:
- a CDS encoding UvrD-helicase domain-containing protein gives MSHYLDELNPAQRAAAMASDGPVMIIAGAGSGKTRVLTYRIAYLLEKGVDPFNILALTFTNKAAREMKNRIAKIVGQSEAKNLWMGTFHSIFAKMLRIESSKIGYPANFTIYDTDDCKSVIKAILKQMNLDEKIYKPSLVLHRISDAKNKLISAHQYANNPITQAEDVSSRKPFLGKVFIEYQKRNFKSAAMDFDDLLYQTNILLRDFPDVLLKYQNKFRYILLDEYQDTNFSQYVIIKQLAARFQNICVVGDDAQSIYAFRGANIQNILNFEKDYPDLKTFKLEQNYRSTKTIVEAANKIISNNKDQFEKKVFTENEEGTKILVVKAQTDNEEGQKIARLIASTKTENKANNKDFAILYRTNAQSRSFEESLRRLNIAYRIYGGTSFYQRKEIKDVLAYYNLALNNKNDESLRRIINYPARGIGNSTLDKVSVAASENNLSMFEVLTQIRDFNLGINAGILAKIGDFVAQIKSYSLAIPVKDAFEIANHIAVNSGIIRELYADKTPEGTSRYENVQELLNGIKDFTQQERTPQDEEVKKETDLEFPEKEETMLFNDKKVESNIRTLNEFMQEISLLTDADKNADDDSNTDRVSLMTVHAAKGLEFKFVYIVGLEENLFPSQLSINNRVDLEEERRLFYVALTRAEKQATISYAGTRYRFGNLIYCEPSRFIEEIDGAFLEYEEIETPHSFNNDLFESFRKNYQKNDLNDLSKNENLNHNKIKFISGPKKNLKKISSQSAIKADSSSNKLLQVNDLVQHEKFGTGTIKSLEGVWPETKAIIQFDQTGIKSLLLKFAKLAKVNN, from the coding sequence ATGTCGCATTATCTGGATGAATTAAACCCTGCCCAAAGAGCTGCTGCCATGGCAAGTGACGGACCTGTAATGATTATAGCCGGAGCAGGCTCAGGTAAAACTCGAGTATTAACTTATCGAATAGCATACCTTTTGGAAAAAGGGGTTGATCCATTCAATATACTAGCTTTAACTTTTACGAATAAGGCTGCACGCGAAATGAAGAATAGAATTGCAAAAATTGTTGGTCAATCTGAAGCCAAAAATTTATGGATGGGTACCTTTCATAGCATATTTGCTAAAATGCTACGCATAGAGTCTTCAAAAATAGGCTATCCGGCAAATTTCACTATTTATGATACCGACGATTGTAAAAGTGTAATTAAGGCTATTCTAAAGCAAATGAATTTAGATGAGAAAATTTACAAACCTTCTTTGGTTTTACATCGGATAAGTGATGCTAAAAATAAATTAATATCAGCACATCAATATGCTAACAACCCAATCACTCAAGCTGAAGATGTGAGTAGCCGAAAACCCTTTTTAGGAAAAGTGTTTATTGAATACCAAAAGCGAAATTTTAAATCGGCAGCCATGGATTTTGATGATTTACTGTATCAAACCAATATTTTGTTGCGAGATTTTCCGGATGTGCTATTAAAATATCAAAATAAGTTTAGATATATTTTGTTGGATGAGTATCAGGATACGAATTTCTCACAATATGTAATTATAAAACAATTAGCTGCTCGGTTTCAAAATATTTGTGTGGTTGGCGATGACGCACAAAGTATTTATGCTTTCAGAGGAGCTAATATTCAAAATATTTTGAACTTCGAAAAAGACTATCCGGATTTAAAAACATTTAAACTCGAACAAAATTACCGCAGCACAAAAACAATAGTTGAAGCTGCTAATAAAATAATTTCGAATAATAAAGATCAATTCGAAAAAAAAGTGTTTACGGAAAATGAAGAGGGTACAAAAATTCTGGTGGTAAAAGCACAAACCGATAATGAAGAAGGACAAAAAATTGCCAGACTAATTGCGTCTACAAAAACTGAAAATAAAGCCAATAATAAAGACTTTGCCATTTTATATCGTACCAATGCCCAATCACGTTCGTTTGAAGAATCGTTGAGAAGACTCAATATTGCCTATCGGATTTATGGGGGAACCAGCTTTTATCAACGTAAAGAAATTAAAGATGTTTTAGCTTATTATAATTTAGCTTTAAATAATAAAAACGATGAAAGTTTAAGGCGAATAATTAATTATCCTGCCAGAGGAATAGGTAACTCCACATTAGATAAAGTAAGTGTTGCCGCGTCTGAAAATAATCTGAGTATGTTTGAGGTATTAACTCAAATACGTGATTTTAACTTAGGTATTAATGCCGGAATATTAGCTAAGATCGGAGATTTTGTAGCACAAATAAAATCGTACTCGCTTGCTATTCCTGTTAAAGATGCATTCGAAATTGCTAATCACATTGCCGTAAACAGTGGAATTATCAGAGAATTATATGCCGATAAAACGCCCGAAGGGACTAGTAGGTATGAAAACGTACAGGAATTATTAAATGGAATTAAGGATTTTACACAACAAGAACGAACTCCACAGGACGAAGAAGTTAAAAAAGAAACGGATTTAGAATTCCCCGAAAAGGAGGAAACCATGTTGTTTAACGATAAAAAGGTGGAATCTAACATTCGTACTTTAAATGAATTTATGCAGGAAATTAGTTTATTAACGGATGCCGATAAAAACGCTGACGATGATTCTAATACAGACCGAGTTAGTTTAATGACCGTGCATGCCGCTAAAGGTTTGGAATTTAAATTTGTTTACATTGTTGGATTGGAAGAAAATTTATTTCCTTCTCAATTATCTATTAATAACCGAGTTGACTTAGAAGAAGAGAGGCGACTTTTTTATGTAGCGCTCACACGAGCTGAGAAACAAGCAACCATCAGTTATGCCGGCACGAGATACCGCTTCGGAAATTTAATTTATTGCGAACCCAGCCGTTTCATTGAAGAAATTGATGGCGCATTTTTAGAATATGAAGAAATTGAAACACCACATTCCTTCAATAATGACCTTTTTGAATCCTTTCGCAAAAATTATCAAAAAAACGACTTAAACGATTTATCTAAAAATGAAAATTTAAACCACAATAAAATTAAATTTATCTCAGGACCTAAGAAAAATCTAAAAAAAATATCCAGTCAATCTGCTATAAAAGCTGATTCTTCTTCCAACAAACTGCTTCAGGTAAACGATTTAGTGCAGCATGAAAAATTCGGAACAGGAACAATTAAATCTTTGGAAGGTGTATGGCCGGAAACAAAAGCCATTATTCAGTTTGATCAAACCGGAATAAAAAGTCTGCTTCTTAAATTTGCCAAATTAGCTAAAGTCAACAATTAA
- the bamD gene encoding outer membrane protein assembly factor BamD: MPFLKHIIIILLILFAFTGCDRYNKLLKSTDYELKLTKAKEYYDKGSYIKSSQLYEELIPVVKGTERAEEVYYYYTWSEYYLGDYLISQYHFKNFTRQFPASTKAEECYYMNAYCYYLTSANYKLDQTTTKNAIKEYQSFIDAYPESARIDTSNILIDKLREKLERKDYEIVKQYYKLDEWKAAIVSTQGFIKEYPSGKYTEEMYFMMINSYFLLAQKSIPQKKAERLDGAIENYLKFADLFPKSSYLSRAESIYADCRKLRDKIN; this comes from the coding sequence TTGCCTTTTCTGAAACACATAATTATCATATTATTAATTCTATTTGCTTTTACCGGTTGCGACAGGTATAACAAGCTTCTAAAAAGTACCGATTACGAGTTAAAGTTAACTAAAGCTAAAGAGTACTATGATAAGGGCTCTTATATAAAGTCATCCCAATTGTATGAAGAACTAATTCCGGTAGTAAAAGGTACTGAGCGAGCAGAGGAAGTTTATTATTATTACACCTGGAGCGAGTATTATTTAGGCGATTATTTAATCAGTCAATATCATTTTAAGAATTTCACTCGGCAGTTTCCCGCTAGCACTAAGGCAGAGGAGTGTTATTACATGAATGCCTATTGTTACTATTTAACCTCAGCTAATTACAAACTCGATCAAACAACTACCAAAAATGCAATTAAGGAATATCAATCATTCATTGATGCTTACCCGGAAAGTGCTCGGATAGATACCAGTAATATTTTGATTGATAAACTGAGGGAAAAATTAGAGCGAAAAGATTATGAAATTGTTAAGCAGTACTACAAATTGGATGAATGGAAAGCGGCCATAGTTTCTACTCAGGGATTTATAAAAGAATATCCTAGCGGAAAATATACCGAAGAAATGTATTTTATGATGATAAATTCATACTTTTTGCTGGCTCAGAAGAGTATTCCTCAGAAAAAGGCAGAAAGATTGGATGGAGCTATAGAAAATTATCTGAAATTTGCAGATCTTTTCCCCAAAAGTTCGTATCTTAGTCGCGCCGAATCAATTTATGCAGATTGCAGAAAATTGAGAGATAAAATTAATTAA
- a CDS encoding DNA-directed RNA polymerase subunit omega: MDFKKTNAEQSIATRDIRRFDGQTGNVYEAVAIMSKRANQISSEIKEELSGKLQEFSSHTDNLEEVFENREQIEISKHYEKLPKPSLISIQEFLEEKIYYRNPTKETE; encoded by the coding sequence ATGGATTTTAAGAAAACTAATGCAGAACAGAGTATCGCAACTCGCGATATCAGAAGATTTGATGGTCAAACCGGGAATGTTTATGAAGCGGTTGCTATTATGAGCAAGAGAGCCAATCAAATTAGTTCAGAAATAAAAGAAGAACTTTCCGGAAAATTACAGGAATTTAGCAGTCATACTGATAATTTAGAGGAGGTTTTTGAAAATAGAGAACAAATTGAAATTTCAAAGCATTATGAGAAATTGCCAAAACCTTCACTTATTTCAATTCAGGAGTTTTTGGAAGAGAAGATTTATTATCGGAACCCAACTAAAGAAACGGAATAA
- the coaBC gene encoding bifunctional phosphopantothenoylcysteine decarboxylase/phosphopantothenate--cysteine ligase CoaBC — protein sequence MLTGKKILLGVTGGIAAYKCAHLVRLLKKQNAEVRVIITKSASDFVTAKTLSVLSGHEVISDFYSSINVWNNHVALAEWADLLLIAPLTANSLAKMANGQCDNVLLATYLSCRNKCMVAPAMDLEMYKHPTTIENLKKLSVYHVDIIPAESGALASGLSGEGRMAEPENIVNSIIYFFNKGLPLHKKNILINAGPTYEAIDPVRFIGNRSSGKMGIAIAEECAKLGAQVTLVIGPSPHRPVNSSIQVQEIENSEQMHLHCVKAFKNCDIAICTAAVSDYKPAKIENKKIKKSGKNIELKLNQTVDVIKALGDIKNKKQILVGFALETENLHVNAKKKLKEKNLDFIVANEAGGEGGFGSDLNQVSIIDKHNKITNFELKSKQQVASDILDYLIKNLI from the coding sequence ATGTTAACGGGTAAAAAAATATTATTAGGGGTAACCGGTGGAATTGCCGCATACAAATGCGCTCACCTTGTTCGATTGCTTAAAAAACAAAATGCAGAGGTTAGAGTGATTATCACTAAAAGCGCTTCTGATTTTGTAACCGCCAAAACACTTTCCGTTTTAAGTGGCCATGAAGTTATATCTGATTTTTACAGCTCTATTAATGTTTGGAACAATCACGTGGCTTTGGCAGAATGGGCTGATTTATTATTAATAGCTCCTTTAACTGCAAATTCCCTTGCTAAAATGGCAAATGGCCAATGTGATAATGTTTTATTAGCTACTTATTTATCTTGTCGAAATAAATGCATGGTTGCACCGGCTATGGATTTAGAAATGTACAAACACCCAACTACAATCGAAAACTTAAAAAAATTATCGGTTTATCATGTGGATATTATACCGGCAGAAAGCGGAGCGTTAGCCAGCGGATTAAGTGGTGAAGGGAGAATGGCAGAACCTGAAAATATCGTGAATTCAATTATATATTTTTTTAATAAGGGACTTCCTTTGCATAAAAAAAATATTTTAATAAATGCAGGTCCCACTTATGAGGCTATTGATCCGGTTCGTTTTATAGGGAACAGAAGTAGTGGTAAAATGGGTATAGCTATTGCCGAAGAATGTGCGAAACTTGGTGCACAGGTTACTTTGGTAATAGGGCCTTCACCTCATCGTCCTGTAAACTCTTCCATCCAAGTTCAGGAAATCGAAAATTCAGAGCAAATGCATTTACATTGCGTTAAAGCTTTTAAAAATTGCGATATCGCCATTTGCACTGCCGCTGTTTCAGATTACAAACCTGCAAAAATTGAAAACAAAAAAATAAAAAAATCGGGGAAAAATATCGAATTGAAACTTAACCAAACTGTTGACGTTATTAAAGCCTTAGGGGATATAAAAAACAAAAAACAGATTTTGGTTGGATTTGCATTAGAAACCGAAAATTTGCATGTTAATGCAAAGAAGAAATTAAAGGAAAAAAATCTAGATTTTATTGTAGCTAATGAAGCCGGTGGTGAAGGAGGATTTGGGTCTGATTTGAATCAGGTTAGCATCATTGATAAACACAATAAAATCACTAATTTTGAGTTAAAGTCAAAACAGCAAGTAGCCAGTGATATATTAGACTACCTAATTAAAAATCTAATTTGA
- a CDS encoding DUF4835 family protein, which produces MKKVIVIILVMLFAVCIQAQELNCNITINTDQIQGTAEKQIFEQLRKSVFEFMNNTKWTSDIFTAQEKIDCSILIIIKQKVSNEDYSASIQVQSTRPVFKSSYRTPVFNMEDENFEFRFQQFTTLDFNINSFQNNLTQVLAFYAYVILAVDYDTFSSLGGTPYWQKAQTIVNNAQSANEKGWRSNDGNKNRYWLIENTLQPVFQGIRDCMFQYCYLGLDIMHEKTEEGRANILKALDLLKPVYQARPASFNMQLFFNAKTDELVNIFKGAQPDEKEKARDVLMTVDPANTTKYLKIAG; this is translated from the coding sequence TTGAAAAAAGTAATTGTCATAATTCTAGTAATGTTATTTGCTGTTTGTATTCAGGCACAGGAATTAAATTGTAACATTACCATAAACACCGATCAGATTCAAGGTACGGCTGAAAAACAAATTTTTGAACAATTAAGAAAATCTGTATTTGAATTTATGAATAACACTAAATGGACTAGTGATATTTTTACCGCACAAGAAAAAATTGATTGTTCAATTTTAATTATTATAAAACAAAAAGTAAGTAACGAAGATTATTCTGCATCTATACAGGTTCAAAGTACCCGGCCGGTATTTAAAAGTTCATACCGTACACCGGTTTTTAATATGGAAGACGAAAATTTTGAATTTCGTTTTCAGCAGTTTACAACCCTTGATTTTAATATTAATAGTTTTCAAAATAATTTAACGCAGGTATTGGCTTTTTATGCCTACGTGATTTTAGCAGTTGATTATGATACTTTTTCTTCCCTTGGAGGAACACCCTATTGGCAAAAAGCACAAACCATTGTAAACAATGCACAATCAGCGAATGAAAAAGGATGGAGAAGTAATGATGGAAATAAAAATCGGTATTGGTTAATTGAAAATACTTTGCAACCTGTTTTTCAAGGTATACGAGATTGCATGTTTCAATATTGTTATTTAGGTTTGGATATCATGCATGAAAAAACAGAAGAAGGAAGAGCAAATATTTTAAAAGCATTGGATTTATTAAAGCCTGTATATCAAGCTCGTCCTGCCTCATTTAATATGCAATTATTTTTTAATGCAAAAACCGATGAATTGGTAAATATTTTCAAGGGCGCACAACCCGATGAAAAAGAAAAGGCCAGAGATGTGCTCATGACGGTAGACCCTGCGAACACAACAAAATATCTCAAAATAGCCGGTTAA
- a CDS encoding tetratricopeptide repeat protein — protein sequence MKLLLLISDTDTTFVQAKNNILSAKNIALQLKENNVSSISKNAKIGLAAAEYRLGVLSKKMGELEKTEKYFQNTCKLMSQAENPDGLANTLLQLAYVGEEEGKSEEVLHYYQKVIRISKLTGNKKILSTAFANIGFHEGNKSNYDAAIKYFQEACIYSIDCGDINFHIENIMNLAYLQFQKGNIPEALANWHKCLKHYEKIENKNLIATVLNNIAHLYQTTNDEKAIEYFQKALIVAKEINSERIIAYIYNNIALEYDKKGDNNTALYYHRKSLALKEKLKDNYGIAGSYVNIASILTDIENYSESNELFNMALQKYRNLGDKGQISNCMSKLSLLYIKKYLHNRKNVLNIKLAKAYADSSLQIALNLMAPSLIVSSTTNKYKIDSILGDFKSSMENYRLGLTYSSIINNEKNNKLLIRSQINYEFEKKEALLLKEQEKERLLSEEKNRVQKIIIFAIAFGLLLVIIVSFYIFRTLKVTKKQKEIIEEKQCEILDSIHYAKRIQNSLLPTHQYIEKILSEKNKIIH from the coding sequence ATGAAATTGCTATTATTAATCTCAGATACCGATACTACATTCGTACAAGCCAAAAATAATATTTTGAGCGCCAAAAATATCGCTCTCCAATTGAAAGAAAACAATGTTTCTAGTATATCCAAAAATGCAAAAATTGGATTAGCTGCTGCTGAATACCGATTAGGCGTTTTATCTAAAAAAATGGGCGAATTGGAAAAAACCGAAAAATATTTTCAAAATACCTGCAAATTAATGTCACAGGCAGAGAATCCTGACGGATTAGCAAATACACTTCTACAGCTAGCTTATGTTGGTGAAGAAGAAGGGAAATCAGAAGAAGTTCTTCATTATTATCAAAAAGTGATACGTATAAGTAAACTTACGGGCAATAAAAAAATATTATCAACGGCTTTTGCGAATATCGGCTTTCATGAAGGTAATAAAAGTAATTATGACGCGGCAATTAAGTATTTTCAAGAAGCTTGCATTTATTCCATTGATTGCGGCGACATAAATTTTCACATTGAAAACATAATGAATCTGGCTTATCTTCAATTTCAAAAAGGTAATATACCGGAGGCATTAGCCAATTGGCATAAATGTTTGAAACATTATGAGAAAATTGAAAATAAAAACCTAATTGCAACGGTATTGAATAATATAGCGCACCTCTATCAAACCACAAATGATGAAAAAGCAATTGAGTACTTTCAAAAAGCACTAATTGTAGCTAAGGAAATAAATAGCGAACGAATAATAGCCTATATCTATAATAATATTGCGTTAGAATATGATAAAAAAGGGGATAATAATACAGCACTATATTATCACAGAAAAAGCCTCGCCTTAAAAGAAAAATTAAAGGATAATTATGGAATTGCTGGATCTTATGTTAACATAGCATCAATATTAACCGACATCGAAAATTATTCTGAATCAAATGAATTATTTAATATGGCCCTACAAAAGTATCGTAACCTTGGAGATAAGGGTCAAATTTCAAATTGCATGTCTAAATTAAGTTTGCTGTATATAAAAAAATATCTACATAATAGAAAAAACGTATTAAATATTAAGTTGGCTAAAGCTTATGCTGATAGTTCTTTGCAAATTGCTTTAAATCTTATGGCTCCTTCATTAATTGTTTCCTCCACTACAAACAAGTACAAAATTGATTCGATATTGGGCGACTTTAAATCATCAATGGAAAATTATAGATTAGGATTAACTTATAGTAGCATAATTAATAATGAAAAGAATAATAAACTTTTAATTCGGAGTCAAATTAATTACGAATTTGAAAAAAAAGAGGCTTTATTGTTGAAAGAACAAGAAAAAGAACGATTATTATCTGAAGAAAAAAATAGAGTTCAAAAAATAATAATATTCGCTATTGCCTTTGGCTTATTACTTGTTATAATTGTTTCTTTTTATATTTTCCGAACTCTAAAAGTGACAAAAAAACAAAAAGAGATAATAGAAGAAAAGCAATGTGAGATTTTAGATAGTATTCATTACGCAAAAAGAATTCAAAATTCTTTATTGCCAACACATCAGTATATTGAGAAAATTTTATCGGAAAAAAATAAAATTATACATTAA
- a CDS encoding bifunctional nuclease family protein: MKKVRLEIVGLSYSQTQSGAYALVLGESAGSRRLPIIIGGFEAQAIAIELEKMSPSRPLTHDLFKSFAETFNIQVTEVLIYNLVEGIFYAKLMCNDGTKDVEIDARTSDAIALAVRFNCPIFTHEFILKNAGIVLDDESTPPLSDEEISEKTTEGEVSLSGTDSYKDKSTEELKNMLKTALDEEQYEMASKIRDELNQRKKS, encoded by the coding sequence ATGAAAAAGGTTAGGTTGGAAATTGTAGGGCTGTCGTATAGTCAAACGCAAAGTGGAGCCTATGCGCTCGTTTTGGGTGAGAGTGCGGGTAGCAGACGATTACCAATTATAATAGGTGGGTTTGAAGCGCAGGCTATTGCCATTGAATTAGAAAAAATGAGCCCTAGCCGACCACTAACCCACGATCTATTTAAATCATTTGCTGAAACTTTCAATATTCAGGTAACGGAGGTATTAATATACAATTTAGTGGAAGGAATATTTTATGCCAAATTGATGTGTAATGACGGAACAAAAGATGTTGAAATTGATGCAAGAACCAGTGATGCTATTGCCTTGGCTGTTCGTTTTAATTGTCCGATTTTTACACACGAGTTTATTTTAAAGAATGCCGGAATTGTGTTAGATGATGAATCTACCCCTCCATTGAGTGATGAAGAAATTAGTGAAAAAACAACTGAAGGCGAAGTTTCTTTATCAGGTACAGATTCTTACAAAGATAAAAGTACAGAAGAATTGAAAAACATGCTAAAAACAGCATTGGATGAAGAACAATATGAAATGGCTTCTAAAATTCGCGACGAATTAAATCAACGCAAAAAATCTTGA
- a CDS encoding electron transfer flavoprotein subunit alpha/FixB family protein produces the protein MILVLAEINKGRVKKASLECINYANKIAVLTGSSVTAFVNNADAAQLEEIGKAGASKILSVKNDILNSDSIALSLAIEQAAKAENAKALIFAFDLTGKAVAPRLSAKLKAGLVAGAVDVPVVNGNTFEVKKNVFSGKAVATYVINSDVKIISLLPNSFPVTASENKATVSEFTPDLSNYTAKIKIKEVKAIQSGGMIPLPEAELVVSAGRGLKGPEHWGIVEELAGALGATTACSRPVADMHWRPHHEHVGQTGVAIRPNLYIAVGISGAIQHLAGVNGSKTIVVINNDKEAPFFKSADYGIVGDAFSILPKLTESIKKFKASQN, from the coding sequence ATGATTTTAGTATTAGCAGAAATAAATAAAGGAAGAGTGAAAAAGGCGTCACTCGAGTGTATTAATTACGCCAATAAAATTGCCGTATTAACAGGCAGCAGTGTTACAGCTTTTGTAAATAATGCCGATGCTGCGCAATTGGAAGAAATTGGTAAAGCGGGTGCTTCAAAAATACTTAGTGTAAAAAATGATATTTTAAATAGCGATTCTATTGCTTTAAGTTTAGCTATTGAACAAGCCGCCAAAGCTGAAAACGCAAAGGCTTTAATATTCGCTTTTGATTTAACGGGAAAAGCTGTTGCTCCCAGATTATCTGCAAAATTAAAGGCAGGTTTAGTAGCCGGCGCTGTTGACGTGCCTGTAGTAAACGGCAACACATTTGAAGTGAAAAAAAATGTATTCTCCGGAAAGGCAGTGGCAACCTATGTAATCAATAGCGATGTGAAAATTATTTCTTTATTACCAAATAGTTTTCCGGTTACCGCAAGCGAAAATAAAGCAACCGTGAGTGAATTCACCCCTGACTTAAGTAACTACACAGCAAAAATAAAAATCAAAGAAGTTAAAGCTATTCAATCAGGAGGAATGATTCCGCTTCCGGAAGCCGAACTGGTAGTAAGCGCAGGAAGAGGATTAAAAGGACCTGAACATTGGGGAATAGTAGAAGAATTAGCGGGCGCCTTAGGTGCTACTACGGCTTGTTCGCGCCCTGTAGCCGATATGCATTGGAGACCACATCATGAACACGTGGGACAAACCGGCGTAGCAATCAGACCCAATTTATATATTGCCGTTGGTATTTCGGGTGCTATTCAGCATTTAGCCGGAGTAAATGGTAGCAAAACCATTGTAGTAATTAATAACGATAAGGAAGCACCTTTCTTTAAATCTGCCGATTATGGAATAGTTGGTGATGCTTTTAGCATTTTACCTAAACTTACTGAATCAATCAAAAAATTTAAGGCCAGCCAAAATTAA
- a CDS encoding electron transfer flavoprotein subunit beta/FixA family protein: protein MKILVAISNVPDTTTKIQFTDGDTKFNSAGVTFVINPYDEWYALVKALELKEANVAEKVTLIHVGLADSEATIRKGLALGADNAVRIDAESPDALFVAQNIAAYAKSNAYDLILVGKETINYNGSSVGGMIAGEMDLPFVSLATKLDMNGSTCTLEQDVEGGTQIVECSTPLVVSCAKGMAEQRIPNMRGIMAARTKPLEVIPAIASNATTSIKSFTLSQGRTTCKMITEDNIDELVQLLHTEAKVI from the coding sequence ATGAAGATACTTGTAGCCATCAGCAATGTGCCTGATACAACCACAAAAATTCAATTTACCGATGGTGACACTAAATTTAATAGTGCCGGTGTTACTTTTGTAATCAATCCATACGATGAATGGTATGCCTTGGTTAAAGCATTAGAATTAAAGGAAGCCAATGTGGCCGAAAAAGTTACTTTAATTCACGTTGGATTAGCAGATAGTGAAGCTACTATTCGTAAAGGTTTGGCATTAGGTGCAGATAATGCGGTAAGAATTGATGCTGAAAGTCCGGATGCCTTATTTGTAGCTCAGAATATTGCTGCTTACGCAAAATCGAATGCATATGATTTGATTTTGGTTGGTAAAGAAACCATAAATTATAATGGATCTTCTGTAGGCGGGATGATAGCCGGAGAAATGGATTTACCTTTTGTTTCATTAGCAACAAAATTAGACATGAATGGTTCTACCTGCACCTTGGAACAAGATGTAGAAGGTGGCACACAAATTGTTGAGTGTTCCACGCCATTAGTGGTTAGTTGTGCTAAAGGAATGGCCGAACAACGTATTCCAAATATGAGAGGAATTATGGCAGCACGTACTAAACCTTTGGAAGTGATTCCTGCAATTGCAAGCAACGCTACAACTAGTATAAAGTCATTTACATTAAGTCAAGGCCGTACTACTTGTAAAATGATAACTGAAGATAACATTGATGAATTAGTTCAATTATTACACACCGAGGCAAAAGTGATTTAA
- a CDS encoding sigma-70 family RNA polymerase sigma factor translates to MSIQLLNDTELVQLYISGKEESLAVLLERHKTKIFTSIICVTKDRELANDVFQETFFKVIQTLKRGQYNEEGKFLPWVLRIARNLIIDHYRALKKMPPAPVYVNEEGEEITAFHSISSEETADMLVQQDEKTKYNVRALIQKLPLDQREVVLMRTYYDMSFKEIAEFSGVSINTALGRMRYALLNLKKMIEEQNIAITS, encoded by the coding sequence ATGTCTATTCAGTTATTGAATGATACAGAGTTGGTTCAACTCTACATCTCAGGAAAAGAAGAATCGTTAGCCGTTTTGTTGGAAAGACACAAAACTAAAATCTTTACATCCATTATTTGCGTGACTAAAGACCGAGAATTAGCTAATGATGTTTTTCAAGAAACTTTTTTTAAAGTAATACAAACCCTTAAAAGGGGGCAATACAATGAGGAAGGTAAATTTTTACCTTGGGTATTACGAATTGCCCGAAATTTAATTATTGACCATTATCGTGCTTTAAAGAAAATGCCACCGGCTCCGGTTTACGTGAATGAAGAAGGCGAAGAAATAACTGCTTTTCACTCCATTTCATCGGAGGAAACGGCCGACATGCTTGTACAGCAAGATGAAAAAACGAAATATAATGTAAGGGCCTTAATTCAAAAACTACCTCTTGATCAAAGGGAAGTTGTTTTAATGCGTACCTATTATGATATGAGTTTTAAAGAAATTGCAGAGTTTAGCGGCGTTTCTATTAATACAGCATTAGGCAGAATGCGATACGCATTATTAAATTTAAAAAAAATGATAGAAGAACAAAATATAGCAATCACCAGCTAA